A stretch of Haladaptatus cibarius D43 DNA encodes these proteins:
- a CDS encoding penicillin acylase family protein has translation MTTRRSLLKLGGGIAAGTIVSSKSLGYQRDETKTDEVMIKRDEYGVAHVYAREANDAAPTFFGYGYATAEDRLYQLELSRRFYHGTVSEVLGSDWVEFDRASRRTHFTQTPLEEQIATQLDDEHRTVISAFAEGINRYIKAVKSGEREWHKGFVEAGFEPDEWTMEDVAGVFVGTMAYFSGFQLETLGSAVLERLRETYSEEKAMALFRDLQWGDDPGAPTSTDQSGDGYVPPYENAGTTPSGRNGTDSMDGSVVGGRSNRVTGGDFRIPNDASAVHDAEMERIGTIAQGLDGLGLPIKLGSNALAVHGDVTESGDSLLMGGPQMGFSTPSVMYEIGLHGPDFDISGSTVTGYPFVMFGHNGDGAFTSTAGIDNSIQTFVESIVPREESADQYEFRGELHDVKEREETIPVADAPDETITLRWTHHGTVTQYSPDTGEALAQTRGFEGRDMNCWRAFYDAQFASDVHEYGEAAQQCDYALNFMWAGEDDIGYFHLGRYPDAENVPWDTRLPADGTKHELTEDDYLRAADDEVPYAINPSSGYSAQWNNKPAPDWDNGDLSYSWGTDHRVQRIINLVERHIERGGVRYEDVKDIVYDISFVDLRAIRYKDHLLDALNGATLSKTERAAANALRRWNDYRQGDGAEFGGSYPVGFTVFDAFFPRLLEKIFSPEFGDAYDQASYFLDYRYGHGTLMRALHPEETALGTAVDYFDGQPDCVFRDAFRETVTALEEEYGCDVSNWQQSAEVDELDNMALFGMPIGVGDAGDMPFLNRGTENHIVRMGAEIRAENILPPGNSGYVAPDGTTDEHYDDQLEMFVAFEYKDLLFTDDEVDEATESEKTIQS, from the coding sequence ATGACCACCAGACGGTCGCTGCTAAAACTCGGTGGCGGTATCGCGGCGGGAACAATCGTCAGTTCGAAATCGCTCGGGTATCAACGGGACGAAACCAAAACAGACGAGGTGATGATAAAGCGCGACGAATACGGCGTCGCGCACGTGTACGCTCGTGAAGCGAACGACGCCGCACCGACGTTTTTCGGGTACGGCTACGCGACTGCCGAAGACCGATTGTATCAACTCGAACTCTCGCGGCGGTTCTACCACGGGACGGTCTCGGAAGTCCTCGGAAGCGACTGGGTCGAGTTCGACAGAGCATCGCGGCGGACGCATTTTACCCAAACACCCCTCGAAGAACAGATAGCGACCCAACTGGATGACGAACATCGCACCGTCATTTCGGCATTCGCCGAGGGCATCAACCGATACATCAAAGCGGTGAAAAGCGGAGAGCGGGAGTGGCACAAGGGCTTCGTCGAGGCAGGATTCGAACCCGACGAGTGGACGATGGAAGACGTTGCGGGCGTCTTCGTCGGCACGATGGCGTACTTTTCAGGATTTCAGTTGGAAACGCTGGGGTCTGCGGTTCTCGAACGACTTCGTGAAACCTACTCCGAGGAGAAGGCGATGGCCCTTTTTCGTGACCTCCAGTGGGGTGACGACCCCGGAGCGCCGACCTCGACCGATCAGTCCGGAGACGGGTACGTCCCGCCCTACGAAAACGCGGGAACGACGCCAAGCGGCCGAAATGGAACCGATTCGATGGACGGCAGCGTCGTCGGTGGGCGAAGCAACCGCGTTACCGGCGGCGATTTCAGAATCCCGAACGATGCCAGCGCGGTACATGACGCCGAGATGGAACGAATCGGAACCATCGCACAGGGATTGGACGGACTCGGGCTACCCATCAAGTTGGGGAGCAACGCCCTCGCGGTTCATGGAGACGTGACGGAAAGCGGCGACTCATTGCTGATGGGTGGCCCGCAGATGGGCTTTTCCACGCCCTCCGTAATGTACGAAATCGGCCTTCACGGCCCTGATTTCGATATTTCCGGCTCGACCGTGACAGGCTATCCGTTCGTGATGTTCGGCCACAATGGGGACGGAGCGTTTACGAGTACGGCGGGAATCGACAACTCGATTCAGACGTTCGTGGAATCCATCGTTCCGCGCGAAGAATCCGCCGACCAGTACGAGTTCCGCGGGGAATTGCACGATGTGAAGGAACGAGAAGAAACGATACCGGTTGCCGATGCACCGGACGAAACCATCACGCTTCGATGGACGCATCACGGAACCGTGACGCAGTACAGTCCAGATACGGGCGAAGCACTCGCACAAACGCGCGGGTTCGAAGGACGCGACATGAACTGCTGGCGAGCGTTCTACGATGCGCAGTTCGCAAGCGACGTACACGAGTACGGAGAGGCCGCCCAACAGTGTGATTACGCCCTGAACTTTATGTGGGCCGGTGAGGACGACATCGGCTATTTCCACCTCGGTCGGTACCCCGACGCGGAGAACGTCCCGTGGGACACCAGACTTCCGGCGGACGGCACAAAACACGAACTGACCGAGGACGACTATCTCCGAGCGGCGGACGACGAGGTTCCGTACGCCATCAATCCCTCTTCTGGATATTCGGCGCAGTGGAACAACAAGCCCGCGCCGGACTGGGACAACGGCGACCTGAGTTACTCGTGGGGAACTGACCACCGTGTTCAGCGAATCATCAATCTCGTCGAACGCCACATCGAGCGTGGGGGCGTCCGATACGAAGACGTGAAAGACATCGTCTACGACATCTCGTTCGTCGATTTGCGTGCGATTCGGTACAAAGACCACCTCCTCGATGCGCTGAACGGAGCGACGCTATCGAAGACCGAACGCGCCGCCGCGAACGCGCTCCGAAGATGGAACGACTATCGACAGGGTGACGGGGCGGAATTCGGCGGGTCGTATCCGGTCGGGTTCACCGTGTTCGACGCGTTCTTCCCGCGTCTGTTAGAAAAGATCTTCAGTCCGGAGTTCGGTGACGCATACGACCAAGCGAGCTATTTCCTCGACTATCGATACGGCCACGGAACCCTAATGCGGGCGCTCCATCCGGAAGAAACTGCACTCGGAACGGCGGTGGATTACTTCGACGGTCAACCGGACTGCGTGTTTCGGGATGCATTCCGCGAAACGGTCACCGCGCTCGAAGAGGAGTACGGGTGCGACGTTTCGAACTGGCAACAGTCTGCGGAGGTCGACGAACTCGACAACATGGCTCTGTTCGGCATGCCGATTGGGGTTGGCGATGCCGGCGATATGCCGTTTTTGAATCGTGGAACCGAAAATCACATCGTCCGAATGGGTGCAGAAATACGCGCCGAAAACATCCTTCCACCGGGAAATTCCGGCTACGTCGCTCCCGACGGAACGACGGACGAACATTACGACGACCAACTAGAGATGTTCGTCGCGTTCGAGTACAAAGACCTCCTGTTTACCGACGATGAAGTAGACGAGGCGACGGAGTCGGAGAAAACAATACAATCATAA
- a CDS encoding LLM class flavin-dependent oxidoreductase gives MKLGTGLFTCQRRPDDDRSMTEIYDEMLTLGETIDSAGLDSMWVSEHHFAEDGYLPATMPSLGALAARTENVELGTCIALAPLYDGVRLAEDAATVDLLADGRLTLGLAIGSNPREFESFGVPREERVERMSDLTKLLRASWSEGELDYDAEFHDVSADVSVTPKPESDVPVMFGGSVKPAVRRAARVADAWCAPSSISVEGVRKRKEDIERVREKEGIDGDFSVYVLQHGFIADSKEEAWEAMKPGYFYIQRRYAEIFSGESVDELDDERKQELKEQAIFGTPEQVAEELNEYRDALGDDIHFIFRTYHPGIGTDTMVECIERLGEEVKPLVS, from the coding sequence ATGAAGCTCGGGACAGGGCTGTTCACCTGCCAGCGACGACCGGACGACGACCGCTCGATGACCGAGATTTACGACGAAATGCTCACACTCGGCGAGACAATCGATTCTGCCGGACTCGACAGCATGTGGGTGTCGGAACACCACTTCGCCGAGGACGGCTATCTCCCGGCGACGATGCCCTCGCTCGGGGCACTCGCCGCCCGCACCGAGAACGTTGAACTCGGGACGTGCATCGCGCTCGCGCCGCTTTACGACGGCGTCCGACTGGCGGAGGACGCCGCCACGGTGGATTTGCTCGCGGATGGCCGTCTCACGCTCGGACTGGCAATCGGGTCGAATCCACGCGAGTTCGAATCGTTCGGCGTTCCACGAGAGGAACGAGTGGAACGCATGAGCGACCTGACGAAACTCCTGCGAGCGTCGTGGTCGGAGGGGGAACTCGACTACGACGCGGAGTTTCACGACGTGTCCGCCGACGTGAGCGTGACGCCGAAACCTGAATCCGACGTTCCGGTCATGTTCGGTGGGTCAGTCAAACCCGCGGTTCGGCGCGCCGCGCGGGTCGCGGATGCGTGGTGTGCGCCCTCCTCGATTTCCGTCGAAGGCGTTCGCAAGCGCAAGGAGGACATCGAGCGCGTTCGGGAAAAAGAAGGCATCGACGGCGATTTCTCAGTCTACGTCCTTCAGCACGGCTTCATCGCCGACTCGAAAGAAGAGGCGTGGGAAGCGATGAAACCGGGGTACTTCTACATCCAGCGACGGTACGCGGAAATCTTCTCAGGCGAATCGGTGGACGAGTTGGACGACGAGCGAAAACAGGAGTTGAAAGAACAGGCAATCTTCGGCACGCCGGAACAGGTCGCGGAAGAACTGAACGAATACCGCGATGCACTGGGCGACGACATCCATTTCATCTTCCGCACGTACCATCCCGGCATCGGCACCGACACGATGGTCGAATGCATCGAGCGACTGGGTGAGGAAGTCAAGCCGCTCGTCTCCTAA
- a CDS encoding M24 family metallopeptidase, whose translation MGFYQRDFMEGTRGTMGVDWEERIDMQRMREERKERALERMQEAGLGSMLLINDPNVRYVTGLAMTGGSGADHYTLLTENGDIVHWDTADHASNQRFNCPWLSDIRYACPGLGNVPRASGRDSARNWLKDKMAGLVYEAMEEYGVAKEPMGIDIGNGALISKFEDRGVDVRTEECAKVMESARKVKTRDEIECLRMVAALCEAGFQRITETAKPGKRESEVWGEATRELWSLGAMVQGGYVTSGPNTWPKHQANTTDRIMRPGDLVYADFYNIGFMGYRSCYYRTFSLGEPTQAQQDAYEIARDNLYDVLERIEPGATTDEISQGFPDMEGEHADWYDATDHWQMTTNHWAHGLGLQLYEVPLIWRGISPDHPIEIEEGMTMAVETMEPADRQGVRVEEMVVVRENGVEILSQWPVEEITEISH comes from the coding sequence ATGGGATTCTACCAACGCGATTTCATGGAAGGAACGCGCGGGACGATGGGCGTCGATTGGGAGGAGCGAATCGACATGCAGCGGATGCGCGAGGAGCGAAAGGAGCGCGCCCTCGAACGAATGCAGGAGGCTGGACTGGGGAGCATGCTCCTCATCAACGACCCGAACGTTCGGTACGTGACCGGACTGGCCATGACGGGCGGGTCGGGCGCTGACCACTACACCCTGCTGACCGAAAACGGCGACATCGTCCACTGGGACACCGCAGACCACGCGAGCAACCAGCGATTCAACTGCCCGTGGCTTTCCGACATCCGCTACGCCTGTCCCGGATTGGGGAACGTCCCGCGGGCCTCGGGCCGCGATTCCGCCCGTAACTGGTTGAAGGACAAGATGGCCGGACTCGTCTACGAGGCGATGGAAGAGTACGGCGTGGCGAAAGAACCGATGGGCATCGACATCGGCAACGGCGCGCTCATCTCGAAGTTCGAAGACCGCGGCGTGGACGTGCGCACCGAGGAATGTGCGAAGGTGATGGAGAGCGCGCGCAAGGTCAAAACGCGCGACGAAATCGAATGTCTGCGGATGGTCGCCGCGCTCTGTGAGGCCGGATTCCAGCGGATTACGGAAACCGCCAAGCCCGGCAAACGCGAATCCGAGGTTTGGGGCGAAGCCACGCGCGAACTCTGGAGTCTCGGCGCGATGGTACAGGGCGGCTATGTGACTTCGGGACCGAACACGTGGCCGAAGCATCAGGCGAACACGACCGACCGAATCATGCGTCCCGGCGACCTCGTCTACGCCGACTTCTACAACATCGGCTTCATGGGCTATCGCTCCTGTTACTACCGAACCTTTAGCTTGGGCGAACCGACCCAAGCCCAACAGGACGCCTACGAAATCGCCCGCGACAACCTCTACGACGTGCTGGAGCGCATCGAACCCGGCGCGACCACAGACGAGATTTCGCAGGGCTTCCCCGACATGGAAGGCGAACACGCAGACTGGTACGACGCCACCGACCACTGGCAGATGACGACGAACCACTGGGCGCACGGCCTCGGCCTGCAACTGTACGAAGTCCCGCTCATCTGGCGCGGCATCTCGCCCGACCACCCCATCGAAATCGAGGAAGGCATGACCATGGCCGTCGAGACGATGGAACCCGCAGACCGGCAGGGCGTGCGCGTCGAGGAGATGGTCGTCGTTCGGGAGAACGGCGTCGAGATTCTGAGTCAGTGGCCCGTCGAGGAGATTACCGAGATTAGCCACTAA
- a CDS encoding VOC family protein, translating into MQTHDMPIRVDHVGIAVESVEQAEPILFALGCERISIESVEDRFNWAYYRLGDASRLELIEPIAADTFLTDFLDANGPGLHHVTLEVADIDAIIGSLQKNDIRVIDRAEFDTWTEAFVSPRNPTGVLFQLMEYHDDYHEERLSPQELFINESRVG; encoded by the coding sequence ATGCAAACACATGACATGCCGATTCGGGTAGACCACGTCGGCATCGCCGTCGAATCCGTCGAGCAGGCCGAACCCATCCTCTTCGCGCTCGGATGCGAGCGGATTTCAATTGAGTCCGTCGAAGACCGCTTTAACTGGGCATACTACAGACTCGGCGACGCATCCAGATTGGAACTCATCGAACCCATCGCCGCCGACACCTTTCTCACCGATTTCCTCGACGCGAACGGGCCGGGTCTTCACCACGTCACGCTCGAAGTCGCGGACATCGATGCCATCATCGGATCACTCCAGAAAAACGACATTCGCGTCATCGACCGGGCGGAGTTCGACACGTGGACGGAGGCGTTCGTCTCGCCGCGAAATCCGACCGGCGTGCTGTTCCAGTTGATGGAGTACCACGACGATTATCACGAAGAACGGCTTTCGCCACAGGAGTTGTTCATCAACGAGAGTCGAGTCGGATAG
- a CDS encoding ABC transporter ATP-binding protein, translating into MLSIENLRAGYGETEVLSGVSLDVPEGEVVALIGRNGVGKTTTLRSITGALPPTAGTIRFDGEDIAGLSPVETVKRGVALVPEERRVFPGLSVRENLAVGSLGGGDATHRKTVEEVLSAGAFENLQERQNSRGTDLSGGEQQMLSIARALVCGAELLMLDEPTEGLAPLIVERVEALIRNLNEEGITVLLVEQNVAVALSLADRVYLLDQGKIVFEGTPEELEADEKLMNKHLGISV; encoded by the coding sequence ATGCTCTCAATCGAAAATCTACGCGCGGGCTACGGCGAAACGGAAGTACTGTCTGGCGTCTCGCTCGACGTTCCGGAGGGCGAAGTCGTCGCGCTTATCGGGCGAAACGGCGTCGGGAAGACGACGACGCTTCGAAGCATCACGGGCGCGCTTCCACCGACGGCGGGAACGATTCGGTTCGACGGCGAGGACATCGCCGGACTCTCGCCGGTCGAAACCGTCAAGCGCGGTGTCGCGCTGGTGCCCGAAGAACGCCGGGTGTTCCCCGGTCTATCGGTGCGGGAAAATCTCGCCGTCGGAAGCCTCGGCGGCGGCGACGCCACGCACCGAAAAACGGTCGAAGAGGTGCTGTCTGCTGGCGCGTTCGAAAATCTACAGGAGCGCCAAAACAGCCGCGGCACCGACCTCTCGGGCGGTGAACAACAGATGCTCTCCATCGCTCGGGCGCTGGTCTGCGGTGCGGAGTTGCTCATGCTGGACGAACCGACAGAGGGGCTTGCACCCCTCATCGTGGAACGAGTCGAAGCCCTCATTCGCAACCTGAACGAAGAAGGAATCACGGTACTGCTCGTGGAGCAGAACGTCGCCGTCGCGCTTTCCTTGGCGGACAGGGTGTATCTGCTAGACCAAGGCAAAATCGTCTTCGAGGGAACGCCCGAGGAGTTGGAAGCAGACGAAAAGCTGATGAACAAACACCTCGGAATCAGCGTATAG
- a CDS encoding ABC transporter ATP-binding protein, whose amino-acid sequence MALLETENLTRQFGELVATDNVNLAVEAGEFRSVIGPNGAGKTTLFNLITGALFPTSGRVIFADEEVSTLPPHERVRRGIGRSFQITTVFGGLSVRENVRLSAQAVAGESITAGSQMFRPADSFPEINERVEDVLSQIGLGTRADEQAAALAYGDRRRLEIGLVLATDPQVVLLDEPTAGMSVEETQATMALIDEVLADRTLLLIEHDIDLVMNVSDRITVLNRGRELATGTPQEVAENDEVQKAYLGGV is encoded by the coding sequence ATGGCGCTGCTCGAAACCGAGAATCTGACCCGTCAGTTCGGCGAACTCGTCGCAACGGACAACGTGAATCTCGCCGTCGAAGCGGGCGAGTTCCGGAGCGTCATCGGCCCGAACGGGGCGGGAAAGACGACGCTGTTCAACCTGATTACCGGCGCGCTCTTTCCGACCTCGGGACGAGTCATATTCGCGGACGAGGAAGTGTCGACCCTGCCGCCGCACGAGCGCGTTCGGCGCGGAATCGGGCGGTCGTTCCAAATCACGACCGTCTTCGGCGGCCTTTCGGTTCGGGAGAACGTCCGACTTTCCGCACAGGCGGTAGCCGGAGAGTCGATTACGGCGGGCAGTCAGATGTTCCGCCCGGCGGACAGTTTCCCCGAAATCAACGAGCGCGTCGAGGACGTGCTTTCCCAAATCGGACTCGGGACGCGGGCGGACGAACAGGCTGCTGCGCTCGCCTACGGCGACCGCCGCAGACTGGAAATCGGGTTGGTTCTGGCGACCGACCCGCAGGTCGTCCTACTGGACGAACCCACTGCCGGAATGAGCGTGGAGGAGACGCAAGCGACGATGGCACTCATCGACGAGGTGCTGGCCGACAGGACGCTCCTGCTCATCGAACACGACATCGACCTCGTCATGAACGTCTCCGACCGAATCACGGTGTTGAATCGCGGGCGGGAACTGGCCACGGGAACGCCGCAGGAAGTCGCGGAAAACGACGAGGTGCAAAAAGCGTACCTCGGAGGTGTGTGA